From Pedobacter cryoconitis, one genomic window encodes:
- a CDS encoding HlyD family secretion protein translates to MEENEQKKNNKKLVIGGLAAIVLIVFAINSYISGRAYETTDNAQLDSDLLPVKAGVTGYIADIRFKDNQEVKAGDTLIAFNTTELNAEVSQIRAELENAKLNVGVSGNIADASIQSANAAVFESASNEQGIQSAKATYDKSVQDFNRAKQLLDIKAITQNGYEQAQTQMDVAKAAYLKAKAMQLSSSSVSSGLKTRAVAERKQVSVARNVILRKQAELTAALERLRHACIIAPFDGIVTKRNVQTGQFVTAGQSLCALINHKNLWVTANFKETQMGKIKTGQKVQIIVDAYEEKVLNGTIDSYGGATGSRFALLPPDNATGNFIKIAQRFPVKIKLDPQTEDNQLYPGLSVLVKVKVN, encoded by the coding sequence ATGGAAGAAAATGAACAAAAAAAAAATAATAAGAAACTTGTAATTGGCGGGCTGGCAGCCATTGTATTAATTGTTTTTGCAATTAATTCTTATATCAGCGGACGAGCCTATGAAACTACAGATAATGCTCAGCTGGATAGTGATTTATTGCCTGTTAAAGCAGGGGTTACCGGTTATATCGCTGATATTCGTTTTAAGGATAACCAGGAAGTTAAAGCAGGCGACACCTTAATCGCTTTTAATACTACAGAATTAAACGCAGAGGTCAGTCAGATCAGGGCAGAATTAGAAAATGCTAAATTGAATGTCGGTGTATCGGGCAATATCGCAGATGCGAGTATTCAAAGTGCTAATGCTGCTGTTTTTGAATCTGCCTCTAATGAACAGGGAATTCAATCTGCAAAGGCAACTTACGATAAATCGGTACAGGATTTCAACCGCGCAAAACAGTTACTGGATATTAAAGCTATCACCCAAAATGGTTACGAACAGGCGCAAACACAAATGGATGTAGCTAAAGCCGCTTACCTTAAAGCAAAAGCGATGCAGCTATCTTCATCAAGTGTATCCTCAGGATTGAAGACACGTGCGGTTGCAGAACGAAAACAGGTATCAGTTGCACGAAATGTAATTCTTAGAAAACAAGCAGAACTGACTGCTGCATTAGAAAGGTTGCGCCATGCCTGCATTATTGCACCTTTTGATGGAATCGTTACCAAAAGAAATGTACAGACAGGGCAGTTTGTTACCGCCGGACAATCCCTTTGTGCGCTTATCAATCACAAAAATCTGTGGGTTACTGCCAACTTTAAGGAGACCCAGATGGGAAAGATCAAAACGGGGCAAAAAGTACAAATCATTGTAGACGCCTATGAGGAGAAAGTGCTGAATGGTACAATTGATTCTTATGGCGGAGCTACCGGATCACGTTTTGCACTCCTGCCTCCGGACAATGCCACTGGAAATTTTATTAAAATCGCTCAGCGTTTTCCCGTGAAAATTAAGCTTGATCCGCAAACCGAAGACAATCAATTGTATCCCGGACTCAGTGTATTGGTCAAAGTAAAGGTAAATTGA
- a CDS encoding DHA2 family efflux MFS transporter permease subunit, translated as MADETQYPTGATKWILVLTCLCCAVMELIDSTIVNVSLREISGNIGASITEIGWVSTSYGIGNVIVIPLSGMLANLIGRKRYFTGSVFVFTLASLLCGLSTGLWGLVIWRFIQGLAGGGLLSTAMSIVLGAFPPEQAKSGFLVFAMGIMLGPIFGPVLGGYITDTLSWHWIFFVNVPLGVIGGLLSWKYITDLAGAVKPPEIDWAGIAFIAMALGSLQYVLEEGSVHDWFDSSEIRIFFTISILSFIAFIWRELTTDYPAVDLKLYKNFNLVLGNLIGLMYGIMANGTLFIFPLLAQVSLGWTATQTGEFLISGGIASAVGMILVKKLFPRTNVKILMIFGLILVIISLIPMGFVSPDATGDQFFWPFIVRNVGVSFIAPNMIGIAVGTLRGKDLAQATGLSTMTRQLGGAIGVAIISIYTTKSDAFVRHHLASSITEFSVATQERISMLIQTFKSAGYPDDQAIQAANKMLEIILIKQQTLISYNHGFLSFACLFILCIPVILLIRTPKVKQEPPVDAH; from the coding sequence ATGGCAGATGAAACTCAATATCCTACCGGGGCCACCAAGTGGATCCTGGTACTGACCTGTCTTTGCTGCGCCGTGATGGAGCTGATTGATTCTACTATTGTAAACGTTTCCTTAAGAGAGATCAGCGGAAATATTGGTGCAAGCATAACAGAAATTGGCTGGGTTTCCACGTCATATGGTATAGGGAATGTTATTGTTATTCCGCTGTCAGGAATGCTGGCCAATTTAATAGGAAGAAAACGCTACTTTACTGGTTCTGTATTTGTTTTCACTTTAGCCTCCTTGTTGTGTGGCCTTTCAACAGGCCTTTGGGGGCTGGTCATATGGCGCTTTATTCAGGGGCTTGCAGGGGGTGGATTATTGTCAACTGCGATGTCAATCGTACTCGGTGCATTTCCTCCTGAGCAAGCAAAAAGTGGCTTTCTGGTTTTTGCAATGGGAATCATGCTTGGCCCTATTTTCGGCCCTGTACTTGGCGGATATATTACTGATACACTGTCCTGGCACTGGATATTTTTTGTCAATGTACCGCTGGGGGTCATTGGGGGACTGCTTTCCTGGAAATATATCACTGATCTGGCGGGAGCTGTAAAGCCTCCTGAAATCGACTGGGCGGGTATTGCCTTTATTGCGATGGCTTTGGGATCGTTACAATATGTGCTGGAGGAAGGATCTGTACATGATTGGTTTGACAGCAGTGAAATCCGTATTTTCTTTACGATTTCCATCCTTTCTTTCATTGCATTTATATGGAGGGAACTGACAACGGATTATCCTGCGGTTGATTTGAAGCTTTATAAAAACTTTAACCTGGTATTGGGGAACCTTATTGGTTTAATGTATGGAATTATGGCAAATGGTACTTTGTTTATTTTCCCGCTGCTCGCTCAGGTTTCCTTAGGATGGACAGCTACCCAAACAGGTGAATTTCTCATTTCGGGCGGTATTGCCAGTGCAGTAGGGATGATCCTGGTCAAGAAGTTGTTTCCCCGGACAAATGTCAAAATCCTGATGATTTTTGGGTTGATATTAGTCATCATTTCCCTGATCCCTATGGGATTTGTTTCGCCAGACGCTACAGGCGATCAGTTTTTTTGGCCTTTTATCGTGCGTAATGTCGGTGTTTCCTTTATTGCGCCGAATATGATCGGTATAGCTGTGGGCACGCTCAGAGGAAAAGATCTGGCGCAGGCTACTGGCCTTTCGACAATGACCAGGCAACTGGGTGGGGCAATTGGCGTTGCTATCATTAGTATCTACACTACTAAAAGCGATGCATTCGTCAGGCATCATCTGGCCAGCAGTATTACTGAGTTCAGCGTAGCTACGCAGGAACGTATAAGTATGCTCATCCAAACCTTTAAAAGTGCAGGATATCCCGATGATCAGGCAATTCAAGCAGCAAATAAAATGCTGGAAATCATTCTTATCAAACAGCAAACATTAATCAGTTATAATCATGGTTTTTTAAGTTTTGCCTGTTTATTCATCCTCTGTATACCGGTAATTCTATTGATCAGAACACCGAAAGTTAAACAGGAACCACCTGTTGATGCACATTAA
- a CDS encoding TolC family protein → MKLFLVIFIFITTTCHVQAGTDTLRLSRSEAIKIGLQNRFDLKANAYDVRIAASKIIQAKNNLFPEINGSASLKYSPQLQNSVIPGGVLPGFDQSQLVPLTVKSESVFGLNLSQPVFNKSLINEIKLGRINLAIQQEKNRAEEIDISFQISQAYLNVQLRDLQKKIAADIARRNNEYAMIAEGMYQHGSLIENYYLRAKLDRDNAKQLQKQAEQDYGLSLMELYYQLNIPKGTVVNISDLLDAIASNISDFQDKAEERTELRQLKFRQQEDQLSLKNIKQSVLPSVYLGANYSQQFLSDRFNYGQGRWWSPFSYFTLNVNIPISTHLKLKGKKQEYQERISQNELLLEQKKADINYEIQQARTSLSNAVLNMRNTKSSYELSKTIFHNQQQQYQMGAFAYSELIDTEKTLSVTERNYIQSAYELLLAQIKLQKATNNF, encoded by the coding sequence ATGAAACTATTCCTTGTTATATTTATATTCATCACAACAACTTGTCATGTGCAAGCTGGCACTGATACATTGAGGCTATCGCGAAGCGAGGCTATAAAAATTGGTTTACAGAACCGCTTTGATCTTAAAGCAAATGCATACGATGTTAGAATCGCGGCTTCAAAAATAATTCAGGCTAAAAATAACTTATTTCCTGAAATCAATGGCTCGGCAAGTTTGAAATACAGCCCCCAGCTTCAAAATTCGGTCATACCGGGCGGCGTATTGCCTGGTTTTGACCAGAGTCAGCTGGTCCCGCTTACAGTCAAGAGCGAAAGTGTTTTCGGGTTGAACCTTAGTCAGCCGGTTTTTAACAAGAGCCTGATCAACGAGATTAAGCTTGGCCGAATTAACCTGGCTATTCAGCAGGAAAAAAACAGGGCAGAGGAGATCGATATTAGCTTTCAGATCAGTCAGGCCTATTTGAATGTGCAATTAAGAGATCTGCAAAAAAAAATTGCAGCTGATATTGCCCGGCGGAACAATGAATATGCAATGATAGCAGAAGGGATGTACCAGCATGGATCTCTGATAGAAAACTATTATTTAAGAGCTAAACTTGACCGTGATAATGCAAAGCAGCTTCAGAAACAGGCAGAACAGGATTACGGGTTAAGCTTGATGGAACTCTATTACCAGCTAAACATTCCAAAGGGAACTGTGGTGAATATCAGTGATTTACTGGACGCAATAGCAAGTAATATCAGTGATTTTCAAGATAAGGCAGAGGAAAGAACAGAACTTCGCCAGTTAAAATTCAGACAGCAGGAAGACCAGCTGTCCCTTAAAAATATAAAACAAAGTGTATTGCCTTCAGTTTACCTGGGCGCAAACTATTCTCAGCAATTCCTGTCTGATCGATTTAATTATGGACAAGGAAGATGGTGGAGCCCTTTCAGCTATTTTACGCTAAACGTTAATATACCCATTTCGACACACTTGAAACTCAAAGGAAAAAAACAAGAGTATCAGGAAAGGATCAGTCAGAATGAACTTCTGCTGGAGCAGAAAAAAGCGGATATAAATTACGAAATACAGCAAGCCAGAACCTCATTAAGCAACGCTGTTCTGAATATGAGGAATACAAAAAGTAGTTACGAGCTCTCCAAAACAATTTTTCACAATCAGCAACAGCAATATCAAATGGGTGCATTTGCCTATAGCGAGCTGATCGATACGGAAAAGACACTGAGTGTTACGGAGCGGAATTATATTCAGAGTGCGTACGAACTCCTGCTTGCACAGATAAAACTACAGAAAGCAACAAATAACTTTTAA
- a CDS encoding siderophore-interacting protein — translation MPYIPKWIADSMESLLPSKFMNASVDSSVYISPEIKNIVFTANLKEVDFYPGAAVNFRISPNDFRHYTISSFDREAGTFEIIFHIHGNGPGSDLASQLKAGDHLKITVPGGRKLYHKEKERHFFFGDETSLSFYVALMQEMEKNGQSCTGVLELSEQNMEVPALLGFEAMVVLKIADHPAQQAISYLQSIAEQDTVLNSAFYLTGNVASVQEFRKTLKRMGVSSKNIMFQGYWAEGSAGL, via the coding sequence ATGCCTTATATACCAAAATGGATTGCTGATTCTATGGAGAGCCTGCTGCCCTCAAAATTTATGAATGCCAGCGTAGATTCAAGCGTTTATATCAGTCCTGAAATAAAAAATATAGTCTTTACCGCCAATCTGAAAGAAGTAGATTTCTATCCCGGGGCTGCTGTCAATTTTCGTATCAGCCCAAATGATTTCCGCCATTATACTATTTCGTCCTTTGACAGAGAGGCCGGGACGTTTGAAATTATTTTTCATATTCACGGTAATGGCCCAGGGAGTGACCTGGCGTCACAACTGAAAGCAGGAGATCACCTGAAAATAACAGTCCCGGGTGGCCGTAAGTTATATCACAAAGAGAAGGAACGGCATTTCTTTTTTGGAGATGAAACCAGTCTTAGTTTTTATGTCGCTTTGATGCAGGAGATGGAGAAAAATGGCCAGTCGTGTACCGGAGTATTAGAATTATCGGAACAAAATATGGAGGTTCCCGCATTGCTGGGTTTTGAGGCTATGGTGGTATTGAAAATAGCTGATCATCCCGCACAACAGGCAATTTCATATTTGCAGTCTATTGCTGAACAGGATACAGTTTTGAACTCTGCCTTTTATCTGACAGGTAATGTAGCTTCGGTTCAGGAGTTCAGGAAGACTTTAAAACGGATGGGTGTAAGTTCGAAAAATATTATGTTTCAGGGGTATTGGGCTGAAGGAAGTGCTGGGTTGTAA
- a CDS encoding glycerophosphodiester phosphodiesterase family protein, protein MKNLKSTLFLFIAVGTALMSVSLQTTAQRLKPKLFYTVGHRGTRGLMPENTIQAMKKAIDLGCNTIEIDIHLTKDGQVIVYHDNSFNPDYTLLPGGKEFTEEDRKKYTFYQMNYADIRKFIIGEKKYSSFPQQKQVRCYTPLLSELIDSVETYTKINKLPGVNYLIEIKSNPLTDGFEQPVPEILVDKMMAVINTREISKRFIIQSFDIRPLKVMHQKYPEIPVGLLTGDRKVSLSENLSAMGFNPDFYNPHYGMVTPELIDSCHSKGMLIVPWTVNEMADMQKMKKLKVDGIITDYPNFFSDLLK, encoded by the coding sequence TTGAAAAATTTGAAATCTACTTTATTCTTATTTATTGCAGTAGGTACAGCGCTGATGTCTGTTAGTCTCCAAACTACTGCACAGCGATTGAAACCGAAATTATTCTATACTGTAGGTCACCGTGGTACACGCGGTCTGATGCCAGAGAATACTATTCAGGCTATGAAAAAAGCAATTGATCTGGGATGCAATACCATTGAAATTGATATACATCTTACCAAAGATGGTCAGGTCATCGTATATCATGACAACTCATTTAATCCTGATTATACGCTTCTGCCGGGCGGTAAAGAATTTACTGAAGAGGACCGTAAGAAATATACCTTTTACCAAATGAATTATGCAGATATACGCAAGTTTATCATCGGTGAAAAAAAATATTCATCTTTCCCACAACAAAAGCAAGTGAGATGTTATACACCTCTTCTTAGTGAATTGATCGATTCTGTAGAAACATATACCAAAATCAATAAACTTCCAGGAGTTAATTATTTGATAGAGATTAAATCTAATCCGTTGACTGATGGTTTTGAACAACCTGTCCCTGAGATTTTGGTGGATAAGATGATGGCAGTAATAAATACCAGGGAAATAAGTAAAAGGTTTATTATCCAATCTTTTGATATACGTCCGTTAAAAGTAATGCATCAAAAATATCCTGAAATTCCTGTGGGACTTTTAACAGGTGATCGTAAAGTTAGTCTGTCTGAAAACCTCTCTGCTATGGGCTTCAATCCTGATTTTTATAATCCTCACTATGGGATGGTTACTCCGGAGCTGATTGATTCCTGCCATAGCAAAGGGATGCTGATTGTTCCATGGACAGTTAATGAAATGGCTGATATGCAAAAGATGAAAAAGCTTAAAGTGGATGGCATCATAACTGATTATCCAAACTTTTTTTCTGATCTTTTGAAGTAA